GCCGCGCACGATGCAGGACGACCCGCAATACGCCGACGTCGTGGACGAAGTTCGCGCCCACCTCGAATCGCGCATGGCGTTCGCAATCGCCGAAGGCATTCCAGAATCAAAGATTCAACTCGACCCGGGGATCGGATTCGGAAAGACGCTCGCGCACAATCTCGAACTGTTGGCGCGCCTCGACGAAATCGTTGCTCTTGGTCGACCGGTCGTGATCGGCGTCAGCCGCAAGTCGTTCATCTCGCGGGTCGCCCAGGATGCGGGCGTGAGCGGGGTGGAAGTCGAGGATCGACTACCCGGCACTATTGCCGCGAACACGTTGGCCTTCGAGCGCGGCGCTCAGGTCTTCCGCGTTCACGACGTTCGAGCGACTGCGCAAGGGCTGGCCGTGGCGGCCGCAGCTTTTACTCGCTCAAGGTCCCGGGCGTAAGAATCATCACCGGGATTGTTCGGATACCAGCCGTCTTCTTGGCGTACTTGCCGTAGCCGCCGTAAAGCTTTTTCGCCAACTCGAACAGCGCCGTGCGCTCTGGCTCGTCGGCCTCGCGCGCCACGTATGTACCGCTGCCGCCGCGCCACTCGAGCTCACATTCACGCGCGGCTCGCAGGTTGTAATACCAAGCCGGAAAGCTCTCGCCGCCGAAGTTGGACGCGACCAGGATGACCTCATCGCCGCGGGTGAAATAGAGCAGCGTCGCGGTGCGCGGCTCTCCGGACTTGCGGCCCGGCACTGTGAGGTTGACGCGCGGCCCGCTGCCAAACTGGAACTTGCCGCCGCTCGCCCTGATCATCGCTGGCTCGAAGTGACTGACCACGTGCTTGAAGAACCACGTACCAGGAGGAGTTGCGACGGAAGCCTCCATCGTGCGCAGAGCGAGGTTCTTGTGTTGGACTGGATCGACTCGCGGGATCGGCTGCATCGCCTCAATCTACCGAGTGACACGAGCTTGGGTGGCGAGTACGCTGGCGTGGCAATGAGCGACGATAAACCCGAACTGCCCGCCGACGACCAGCGCCCCGACGAGGAGGAGCTGCCGCTCGATGACAACGAGGACGATGACCTCCACGACGATGATGAGGATGAGGAAGGTGAGGGCGAGACAACCGTCTCGATCGACATCACCGGGCTCTCCGTGTACACCCACCACGGCGTCACGGCTGCCGAGCAAGAGGTCGGCCAGCGTCTGCTGATCGATGTTGGCTTCGAGCTCGACGTCTGCGACGCGACCGTCACAGATTCGATTGACGACACGGTTGACTACGGCGCAGTCTGCGAGCAGGTCTGGCTCGCCGCGCAGAACCGTTCGTACAAAACTTTGGAGCGCCTCTGCAGCGCGATCTGCGACCACTTGATCGACCATTTCGGTGTGGACTCGGTGATGGTGAGAGCAACCAAGCCAGAGCCGCCGATCCCGCTACCGGTGGGCGATGTGGCCGTGGAGGTTTGGAAAGAGCGGTGATGACGAAGCCGCGTCAGGCGAATCACGCGAGATCCCCATCGACGCGGATTTGGTCGGAGGAGGAGGCGTGATCTCGTACGCAATGATCACCGGAAATGACTACTGGGTCCGATGATCGGCTACCTCGGACTCGGCTCAAACGTCGGCGACAGCGAGGCAAATCTGCGCGCCGCCGCCGACGCGCTTGAAGCCTCCGGTGTGACGATCCTCGCTCGCGCCTCGATCTACGTCACCGCCCCGCAGGGCGAGATCCTCGATCAGCCGGACTTTTTCAACAGCGCGCTGAAGATCGATACCGAGCTGCCCCCGACGGAATTGCTCATCGTCGCCAAGTCGATCGAGCACGACATGGGCCGAGACCCCGACGGTTTGCGCCACGGCCCGAGGCCAATCGACATCGACATCCTGATGCTCGGAGACGCGCCATTCGAATCAGAGCGCCTCAAGCTACCGCACCGCGAAATTGGTACGCGCCGTTTCGTGCTGGAGCCATTGCTTGAGATCGAACCAGACTTCAAGCTTCCGGACGGCACGCGCGCAAAGGACTTGCTCGCCGCCGTTTCCGATCAGCCCGTCAGGAAAGTGACGAACTCGTAGGCCTTGCTCACGCGGTGGTAATTCCAACGCCGTCGACGACGAAGACGCCTACGCGCTGACCGCTGCACCGTGCGCTGCGTTGACAGCTGTGAGCCATGCTGCGTCCAGCGCGCCCTCGGGTACATCTCCGGGGGCTTCGCCGAACACTTCGCGAGTCTTCCGCCCAGCGGGACGCGAGTCGATGAACGGCCGCAGCTCGGCGATCGAACGCAGAAGCCACAGGTTCGAGAGGATCGTCAGGTCGGCGGCATTTGGCTGCTCGTTGCCGATCACGCCAGCGGCGATGTAGTCATCGATCTCGTCCACCAGCCTCGGGAACAGCTCGAGGTCGCCGCGCACCTGATCGTCACTCGCGTTGTTGAGCTTGCGCTCGCCCCAGATCACCGCGGGGCCGAGCGGCTTGGTCATGGCGTCGGGAAGCGGGAGGTCTGAATCGAAGGTCAGCAATCCATCGGGCTTCGCCGCAAGCGCAACCCAGATGATCCGACGCGTCAGATCCTGCAGCTCGCCCGCGCCCCATGCCTCTGCGGCGACCACGCGCTCGCGGGCGCCCGACTCTGCAGGATAGAACGGTGGGTCGGGCTGGAGCGATTCGAGCGCGCGCAGACACTTGATCGTCGTCTGCGCCTTCTCGGTGCCGTTCGGCCCGCCGATGATTTTCATTGCTGGAACGGTTCGCGAGCCAAAGAGAGCGGTGGCCACGAGCGGCTGCATCAGGGGCGCGAGGTCCACGACCTTGTGCTCGATGCCTTTCAGCTCTGCGCCGCGGATGACTGCCTGGCAGGGGTGTGACGCGGGTACGCGATAGATCTTCAGTTTCATCGAGATCCCTCCTCCGGGACTGGGCGATCATCGCATAATCCGTATTGCGGCGGGTTGCTACCGATTAGTCTGCACGGATGCTCCTGGCGGTCGATATCGGAAACACTCAGACTCACCTCGGCGCCTTCCAAAACGGCAACCTGCTCGAACACTGGAGGCTCACCACCGAGCGCGACGCAACCGCAGATGAATTGGCGTCGATCTACACCAATCTGCTGGCGCTGCGAGAGCTCAGCTTCACGGACATCGACGACGTGATCATCAGCAGCACCGTCCCGAAGATCGTGCCCGAGTACGTCGAAATGACCGAGCGCTATCTCGGCGAGCAGTGCGTCGTCGTCGGCCCCGGCCTGAAGACCGGTATGCCGATCCGAGTCGAGAATCCACGCGAGCTTGGCGCAGACCGCCTCGTCAACGCTGTGGCCGCCTACGAACGACTGGGTGGCCCCTGCGTGGTTGTGGACTTCGGCACGGCAATCACTTTCGACGCGATCAGTGCCCAGGGCGAGTACATGGGCGGAATAATCGCTCCGGGTGTCGAGATTTCGCTGAACGCGTTGACCGAACGCGCGGCCAAGTTGCCGCAGGTCGAGCTGACCGAACCAGAGCGCCTGATCGGCCGCACGACGCTCGAGGCGATTCAGTCCGGAGTGATCTACGGATTCGCCGCGCAGATCGACGGCATCTGTGAGCGCTTGCGTGACGAGCTCGGAGACGAACTCCAAGTGATCGCGACCGGCGGGCTCTCCAGCCATATCGTGCCGTTCTGCGACTCCGTCGAACTCACCGATGACATGCTCACGTTGACCGGCCTTCGGTTGATCTACGAGCGCAACGCGAGCTAGATTCAAGCGACAGCGGGTTGCGCTGAAGGCACAGCACGTGCGACTCGCCACTAGGCTCAAGGAACGTGTCCGTACTCAACGAATCCTGGTCGCTTGGCGGCGTAGACGTGGAAAACCGTGTCCTGCTGGCCCCGCTCGCGGGGATCGGCAACTGGTTCGTGCGACTACAGGCCAAGCGTTACGGGGCCGGTCTGACGGTCTCGGAGATGGTCTCGAGCCACGGCCTCGCCTACGGAGACAAGCGTACGCGCAATGAATTTCTGCGGCTTCACCCGGACGAGGGCCCGACGAGTGTTCAACTCTTTGGCGCGGACCCCGCGATCATGCGAGAAGCGGCGGCAATGGTCGCCGACGCCGGCGCCGACCTGATCGATCTGAACATGGGTTGTCCGGTCAGAAAAGTCTGCCGCACAGGTGCCGGATCTGCGCTGCTCAAAGATCCGCAGCTTGCGGTTGATGTCGCCCGCGCGGCGTCCGAAGGCAGCGGCCTGCCGGTGACTGTAAAACTGCGCCCCGGCATCACGCCCGGTGAGCGCACCGGAGTGGTCGTGGCCGAGCGCCTTGCGCAGGAGGGCGTGGTCGCAGGGATCGCGTTTCACCCGCGCCACGCCAGTCAGCAACACAAAGGCCTGCCCGACTACGCGCTCGCTCGTGAGGTCGTCGAATCGCTCGACGTCCCCGTGATGATCAGCGGCGGACTGATGAGCGAGGCCAAGGCGCACAAGGTGATGGAGATCACCGGCGCAGAGGCGATTCTGCTCGCCCGCGGCGCGCTCGGCAATCCCTGGCTTTTTCAGCGTGTGCTCGGCGAGCGCGAGGGTTTGCCGTCATGTGACGAGGTCGTTGCGGAGTGGCTCTGGGTTGTCGAACAATCCGCAGATCACTTCGAAACCGACGAGCGCGCGGCGCGCTATCTGCGCAAATTTCACCCCTGGTATCTCGATCGATTCAAGGAAATCGACCCGGAAACCTTCACCAAGGCCCGCTTGAACGGGATCAACCAGGACTTGCAAAAGACCGATTCACTCGACGCCGCTCGCTCAGTTGTTATGGCGATCGAGCTACCTGCCGCAGCCTGACTGGCGAGTTACTACTCGTCGCTGGCCAATCTGTATACTCGCGCGCTCTAATGGCCAAAGAATCATTCGTCACAGCAGAGGGCTACGAAAAGCTCAAGAACGAGATCGAGGATCTCTCTGGTCGTGGTCGGCGCGAAATCGCCGAGCGCATCAAGGAAGCCCGCGACTTCGGCGAAATCGCCGAGAACGCCGAGTACGATGCCGCCAAGAACGAGCAGGCGATGCTCGAAGGCCGTATTGCGACCCTTGAAGAGCAGTTTCGCAACGCCGTGATCGTCGATGAGGCCCACCTCGACACCGAGCACGTCGGAGTCGGCACAACGGTCCACCTGAAGGATCAAAAGACCTCAAAGTCGGTCAAGTACAAGATCGTCGGATCCTCAGAGGCAGATCCGCTCGGCGGCAAACTCTCAAGCGAGTCCCCGATCGGCAAGGCCTTGATGGGCCACAAGCGCAACGACATCGTCAAAGTGCCGGTTCCGCGCGGTCCTCAGCGTCAGCTGAAGATCACCAAGATCGAGGCATAGTGGTCAGCGCCTGTGGGCGCCGGCTCGGAGGCTCTATTTGACTGGCTCAGCAAGCTTGACCAGGGACAGAATGCAGCGCTGGGCGTAGATGCGCCAGAGCTTTGAGAGCACCCAGACGATCGGCGCGCCGCCGCGCTTGGCGTGCCACACGTATGTCCAGCTCACGTGAGTGCCGTCGCTCATCGGCGTGAACTTGAACTCGCCCTCGGCGCGATCGACGAGTTTTCCGACGGGGCCGGTGAACGGACCGACGGTGTAGGTGAAGCGCTCAGGACTGTCTGCGGCCTTGATGACTTCGCCGGTGTACGAGCCGTCGGCAAGGTCGATGTTTCTTGTCTGTCCCGCCTGTTCCCAGTCGCCGGTCTGGTCGCGCACGCCGACGACGGCGGGAATCACGGGCTTGAGGCCGGTAAAGACCGCGGTCAGGTCGACCGGGACGATCACGTCCCATGCGCGCTGCTGATCGGCGCTGGTCCATTCGTCGACCGCCACTCTGAATCCCCGTCTCGGCATCGGCGCAGACTATCTCCTCGGTAGTCTCCCGTCTCGCAATGTCTGACGCCCCGGAGACCCAGAACGAACACGAGCTGATCGCCGAGCGCAAGGCGAAGCTTGCTCGCTTCCGCGAAGCCGGTATCGACCCGTTCCCACACGAGTTCAGGGGCGTCGTGCCAAGCGAAGAGGTCCGCGAGAACCACCCGGGCCTCGAGCCGGGCACCGAGACGAACGTGTCCTACCGAGTCGCCGGCCGCCTGACTGGCCGACGCGGCCACGGCAGGGCGGCGTTCCTGGACGTTGTGGACCGCAGCGGCAAGATGCAGGTTCACGCCCGCGCGGATCTACTGGGTGAAGAATCCTTCGAGCAGCTCGTCTCACTCGACCTCGGCGACCTCGTCGGGATCGACGGCGAAGCGTTCATGACCAAGCGCGGCGAGCTCTCGCTTGCGGCAACAGGGTGGACGCTCCTGGCCAAATCCCTGCGTCCGCCACCGGACAAGCACCACGGCCTCACAGACGTCGAGACGCGCTACCGCCACCGCGAACTGGACCTGATCGCCAACGAAGAGGCGCGCGAGCTTTTCATCCTGCGATCTCGCGTGATCTCACTCGTTCGCCGCTGGTACGACGACCGCGGCTTCCTTGAGGTTGAAACGCCTGTGCTGCAGCCGATCTACGGCGGAGCACTTGCCCGCCCGTTCACGACTCACCACAACCAGCTCGATCGCGAGTTCTTCCTGCGCATCGCCACGGAGCTGTACTTGAAGCGTCTGATCGTCGGCGGCCTGGAGAAGGTCTACGAGCTGGGCAAGGACTTCCGCAACGAGGGCATCAGCAACAAGCACAACCCCGAATTCACGATGCTCGAGACCTACGAGGCATACGCGGACTACAGCAAGGTGATGGACGACGTCGAGACTCTCGTGTCCTGGCTCGCCCAGGAGATCGGCTACGAGGGCGAGCTGAAGTTCGAGGCGCCGTGGCCGCGGATCCCGCTGGCCGAGGCGATCAAGGACCAGACTGGGATCGACATCCTTGAGCACCGCGATCGCGCGGCACTCGCTCAGGAGATGGTCGGCAAGGGCTTCCACCACGAGCCGCCCGATGATTCCTGGCCGCAGCTCGTGGACGAACTGCTTTCAAAGCACGTCGAGCCCAAGCTCAAACACCCGACCTTCATCACGGACTATCCCGTCGAACTTTCACCGTTTGCCAAGGAGCACCGCTCAAAGCCCGGTCTCACCGAGCGCTTCGA
The genomic region above belongs to Solirubrobacterales bacterium and contains:
- the folB gene encoding dihydroneopterin aldolase encodes the protein MSDDKPELPADDQRPDEEELPLDDNEDDDLHDDDEDEEGEGETTVSIDITGLSVYTHHGVTAAEQEVGQRLLIDVGFELDVCDATVTDSIDDTVDYGAVCEQVWLAAQNRSYKTLERLCSAICDHLIDHFGVDSVMVRATKPEPPIPLPVGDVAVEVWKER
- a CDS encoding nitroreductase family deazaflavin-dependent oxidoreductase codes for the protein MQPIPRVDPVQHKNLALRTMEASVATPPGTWFFKHVVSHFEPAMIRASGGKFQFGSGPRVNLTVPGRKSGEPRTATLLYFTRGDEVILVASNFGGESFPAWYYNLRAARECELEWRGGSGTYVAREADEPERTALFELAKKLYGGYGKYAKKTAGIRTIPVMILTPGTLSE
- the greA gene encoding transcription elongation factor GreA, which gives rise to MAKESFVTAEGYEKLKNEIEDLSGRGRREIAERIKEARDFGEIAENAEYDAAKNEQAMLEGRIATLEEQFRNAVIVDEAHLDTEHVGVGTTVHLKDQKTSKSVKYKIVGSSEADPLGGKLSSESPIGKALMGHKRNDIVKVPVPRGPQRQLKITKIEA
- the folK gene encoding 2-amino-4-hydroxy-6-hydroxymethyldihydropteridine diphosphokinase, with amino-acid sequence MGPMIGYLGLGSNVGDSEANLRAAADALEASGVTILARASIYVTAPQGEILDQPDFFNSALKIDTELPPTELLIVAKSIEHDMGRDPDGLRHGPRPIDIDILMLGDAPFESERLKLPHREIGTRRFVLEPLLEIEPDFKLPDGTRAKDLLAAVSDQPVRKVTNS
- the lysS gene encoding lysine--tRNA ligase, which gives rise to MSDAPETQNEHELIAERKAKLARFREAGIDPFPHEFRGVVPSEEVRENHPGLEPGTETNVSYRVAGRLTGRRGHGRAAFLDVVDRSGKMQVHARADLLGEESFEQLVSLDLGDLVGIDGEAFMTKRGELSLAATGWTLLAKSLRPPPDKHHGLTDVETRYRHRELDLIANEEARELFILRSRVISLVRRWYDDRGFLEVETPVLQPIYGGALARPFTTHHNQLDREFFLRIATELYLKRLIVGGLEKVYELGKDFRNEGISNKHNPEFTMLETYEAYADYSKVMDDVETLVSWLAQEIGYEGELKFEAPWPRIPLAEAIKDQTGIDILEHRDRAALAQEMVGKGFHHEPPDDSWPQLVDELLSKHVEPKLKHPTFITDYPVELSPFAKEHRSKPGLTERFEVFAEGMEFGNAFSELNDPQVQRERFEAQARLAAEGDEETQPFDEAFLQALEHGMPPTGGLGIGIDRLVMLLSGRHGIREVVLFPAMRD
- a CDS encoding tRNA-dihydrouridine synthase family protein; translation: MSVLNESWSLGGVDVENRVLLAPLAGIGNWFVRLQAKRYGAGLTVSEMVSSHGLAYGDKRTRNEFLRLHPDEGPTSVQLFGADPAIMREAAAMVADAGADLIDLNMGCPVRKVCRTGAGSALLKDPQLAVDVARAASEGSGLPVTVKLRPGITPGERTGVVVAERLAQEGVVAGIAFHPRHASQQHKGLPDYALAREVVESLDVPVMISGGLMSEAKAHKVMEITGAEAILLARGALGNPWLFQRVLGEREGLPSCDEVVAEWLWVVEQSADHFETDERAARYLRKFHPWYLDRFKEIDPETFTKARLNGINQDLQKTDSLDAARSVVMAIELPAAA
- a CDS encoding type III pantothenate kinase, with the protein product MLLAVDIGNTQTHLGAFQNGNLLEHWRLTTERDATADELASIYTNLLALRELSFTDIDDVIISSTVPKIVPEYVEMTERYLGEQCVVVGPGLKTGMPIRVENPRELGADRLVNAVAAYERLGGPCVVVDFGTAITFDAISAQGEYMGGIIAPGVEISLNALTERAAKLPQVELTEPERLIGRTTLEAIQSGVIYGFAAQIDGICERLRDELGDELQVIATGGLSSHIVPFCDSVELTDDMLTLTGLRLIYERNAS
- the folP gene encoding dihydropteroate synthase; protein product: MGVVNVTPDSFFDGGAHDTPGPAAAHAQALIAEGADIVDIGGESTRPGAAHVSAADEIARVVPTIAQIRLAHPDAPISVDTMKAEVAVAAIEVGATYVNDVSAFSADPELAGVVASTGVDCCLMHMRGEPRTMQDDPQYADVVDEVRAHLESRMAFAIAEGIPESKIQLDPGIGFGKTLAHNLELLARLDEIVALGRPVVIGVSRKSFISRVAQDAGVSGVEVEDRLPGTIAANTLAFERGAQVFRVHDVRATAQGLAVAAAAFTRSRSRA
- a CDS encoding SRPBCC family protein; protein product: MPRRGFRVAVDEWTSADQQRAWDVIVPVDLTAVFTGLKPVIPAVVGVRDQTGDWEQAGQTRNIDLADGSYTGEVIKAADSPERFTYTVGPFTGPVGKLVDRAEGEFKFTPMSDGTHVSWTYVWHAKRGGAPIVWVLSKLWRIYAQRCILSLVKLAEPVK